One part of the Salmo salar chromosome ssa10, Ssal_v3.1, whole genome shotgun sequence genome encodes these proteins:
- the sv2 gene encoding synaptic vesicle glycoprotein 2C isoform X1: protein MKQSAMSRHIHIEASGDDAARVPLLTSHLELASLDSDEGEVIFERSIGDNANDVQRSTQRKRTYEEAVEDAGFGLFHGLLLVVCGWANASDAVEILCVSFLLPTARCDLHLSSSDMGLLTANIFLGMMIGGYMWGYLADQRGRQKVLVMSLTVNGVFGALASFAPRFWLFLLLRFISGVGVGGSIPVIFSYFSEFQPRLKRGAMISALATFWMAGNILAAGLAWLVIPRTWVRFSLGGLDFQSWRLFVVLCSVPSLTSALIFSLAMPESPRFLMEAGREIEALRVFCRMFAINHRGSLKTFSICGLHIPSEKKERETRRGGTHTWCFVNLLKQGLAPIRQLFVGELASRSVCLVVIFYCISFGYYGLWMWFPELFKRAEDGGSPCANVSRLQSHDNQSCYPVKTAVYMEGFITAASNLPGNIFTVLLMDVIGGKALLCCSLLLSSVSVFLIYEVKTKAQSLLISCVFSGVSVVAWNSLDVLGTELYPTQLRSSALGFFTGIGRVAAIMGNIVFGQLVDTNCVIPVLLVSALLLTGGITALRLPRTKQAELT from the exons ATGAAACAATCGGCTATGTCTCGACATATCCATATAGAGGCGTCCGGCGATGATGCAGCACGAGTGCCACTTCTCACCAGCCATCTGGAGCTAGCTAGCCTCGACTCGGATGAAG gtGAAGTTATTTTTGAGAGGAGTATTGGAGACAATGCAAATGATGTTCAGAGAAGTACACAAAGAAAACGAACATATGAGGAAGCTGTTGAGGACGCAG GTTTTGGTTTGTTCCATGGGCTCCTGTTGGTGGTGTGTGGATGGGCCAATGCCAGTGATGCGGTGGAGATCCTGTGTGTTTCCTTTCTGCTGCCCACGGCCCGCTGTGACCTCCATCTCAGCTCCTCAGACATGGGGTTACTGACGGCCAACATTTTCCTCG GAATGATGATAGGTGGGTACATGTGGGGTTACCTGGCTGACCAGAGGGGGCGCCAGAAGGTCTTGGTGATGTCCCTGACAGTGAACGGAGTGTTTGGAGCGCTGGCCAGCTTTGCCCCCAGGTTCTGGCTCTTCCTTCTACTACGGTTTATCAGTGGTGTAGG GGTGGGAGGTTCAATCCCGGTCATCTTCTCCTACTTTTCAGAGTTTCAGCCCCGGCTGAAGAGAGGGGCAATGATAAGTGCTCTGGCTACCTTCTGGATGGCAGGGAATATTCTGGCAGCAG GCCTGGCGTGGTTGGTCATCCCCCGGACCTGGGTCCGCTTTTCTTTGGGTGGGCTGGATTTCCAGAGCTGGAGGCTGTTTGTGGTGCTGTGCTCTGTCCCCAGCCTCACATCGGCACTCATCTTCAGTCTGGCCATGCCTGAGAGCCCCCGGTTCCTCATGGAG GCTGGCCGTGAGATCGAAGCCCTACGTGTCTTCTGCAGGATGTTTGCAATAAACCACAGAGGCAGTCTCAAGACCTTCTCA ATTTGTGGGCTGCATATCCCTTctgagaagaaagagagggagactaggagaggtgGAACACACACTTGGTGCTTTGTCAACCTCCTCAAACAG GGCCTGGCACCAATAAGACAGCTGTTTGTTGGAGAGTTGGCCTCTAGAAGTGTATGTCTGGTCGTCATATTCTACTGCATCTCATTTGG atactaTGGGCTGTGGATGTGGTTCCCAGAGCTTTTCAAGAGAGCAGAGGATGGAGGCTCACCCTGTGCCAATGTGTCTCGCTTACAAAGCCATGACAACCAAAGCTGCTACCCAGTTAAAACAGCAG TGTACATGGAGGGCTTTATCACTGCAGCCTCAAACCTACCAGGGAACATCTTCACCGTTCTCCTAATGGACGTCATTGGAGGAAAGGCCCTGCTTT GTTGCAGCCTATTGTTGTCCAGTGTGAGTGTGTTCCTCATCTACGAGGTGAAGACGAAAGCACAGAGTCTGCTCATCTCCTGTGTTTTCAGTGGAGTGTCTGTGGTGGCCTGGAATTCCTTGGACGTGTTGGGCACTGAGCTCTACCCCACCCAGCTACG GTCCTCCGCTCTGGGCTTCTTCACAGGAATAGGCAGAGTGGCAGCCATCATGGGTAACATAGTCTTTGGCCAGCTGGTGGACACCAACTGTGTGATACCAGTTCTACTTGTGTCTGCTTTGCTGCTGACAGGGGGGATCACTGCCTTGCGCCTGCCACGCACTAAACAGGCAGAGCTCACCTGA
- the sv2 gene encoding synaptic vesicle glycoprotein 2C isoform X2, with product MSNSTCSRCTCIIRREVIFERSIGDNANDVQRSTQRKRTYEEAVEDAGFGLFHGLLLVVCGWANASDAVEILCVSFLLPTARCDLHLSSSDMGLLTANIFLGMMIGGYMWGYLADQRGRQKVLVMSLTVNGVFGALASFAPRFWLFLLLRFISGVGVGGSIPVIFSYFSEFQPRLKRGAMISALATFWMAGNILAAGLAWLVIPRTWVRFSLGGLDFQSWRLFVVLCSVPSLTSALIFSLAMPESPRFLMEAGREIEALRVFCRMFAINHRGSLKTFSICGLHIPSEKKERETRRGGTHTWCFVNLLKQGLAPIRQLFVGELASRSVCLVVIFYCISFGYYGLWMWFPELFKRAEDGGSPCANVSRLQSHDNQSCYPVKTAVYMEGFITAASNLPGNIFTVLLMDVIGGKALLCCSLLLSSVSVFLIYEVKTKAQSLLISCVFSGVSVVAWNSLDVLGTELYPTQLRSSALGFFTGIGRVAAIMGNIVFGQLVDTNCVIPVLLVSALLLTGGITALRLPRTKQAELT from the exons ATGTCAAATTCAACATGTAGTAGGTGTACCTGCATTATCAGAC gtGAAGTTATTTTTGAGAGGAGTATTGGAGACAATGCAAATGATGTTCAGAGAAGTACACAAAGAAAACGAACATATGAGGAAGCTGTTGAGGACGCAG GTTTTGGTTTGTTCCATGGGCTCCTGTTGGTGGTGTGTGGATGGGCCAATGCCAGTGATGCGGTGGAGATCCTGTGTGTTTCCTTTCTGCTGCCCACGGCCCGCTGTGACCTCCATCTCAGCTCCTCAGACATGGGGTTACTGACGGCCAACATTTTCCTCG GAATGATGATAGGTGGGTACATGTGGGGTTACCTGGCTGACCAGAGGGGGCGCCAGAAGGTCTTGGTGATGTCCCTGACAGTGAACGGAGTGTTTGGAGCGCTGGCCAGCTTTGCCCCCAGGTTCTGGCTCTTCCTTCTACTACGGTTTATCAGTGGTGTAGG GGTGGGAGGTTCAATCCCGGTCATCTTCTCCTACTTTTCAGAGTTTCAGCCCCGGCTGAAGAGAGGGGCAATGATAAGTGCTCTGGCTACCTTCTGGATGGCAGGGAATATTCTGGCAGCAG GCCTGGCGTGGTTGGTCATCCCCCGGACCTGGGTCCGCTTTTCTTTGGGTGGGCTGGATTTCCAGAGCTGGAGGCTGTTTGTGGTGCTGTGCTCTGTCCCCAGCCTCACATCGGCACTCATCTTCAGTCTGGCCATGCCTGAGAGCCCCCGGTTCCTCATGGAG GCTGGCCGTGAGATCGAAGCCCTACGTGTCTTCTGCAGGATGTTTGCAATAAACCACAGAGGCAGTCTCAAGACCTTCTCA ATTTGTGGGCTGCATATCCCTTctgagaagaaagagagggagactaggagaggtgGAACACACACTTGGTGCTTTGTCAACCTCCTCAAACAG GGCCTGGCACCAATAAGACAGCTGTTTGTTGGAGAGTTGGCCTCTAGAAGTGTATGTCTGGTCGTCATATTCTACTGCATCTCATTTGG atactaTGGGCTGTGGATGTGGTTCCCAGAGCTTTTCAAGAGAGCAGAGGATGGAGGCTCACCCTGTGCCAATGTGTCTCGCTTACAAAGCCATGACAACCAAAGCTGCTACCCAGTTAAAACAGCAG TGTACATGGAGGGCTTTATCACTGCAGCCTCAAACCTACCAGGGAACATCTTCACCGTTCTCCTAATGGACGTCATTGGAGGAAAGGCCCTGCTTT GTTGCAGCCTATTGTTGTCCAGTGTGAGTGTGTTCCTCATCTACGAGGTGAAGACGAAAGCACAGAGTCTGCTCATCTCCTGTGTTTTCAGTGGAGTGTCTGTGGTGGCCTGGAATTCCTTGGACGTGTTGGGCACTGAGCTCTACCCCACCCAGCTACG GTCCTCCGCTCTGGGCTTCTTCACAGGAATAGGCAGAGTGGCAGCCATCATGGGTAACATAGTCTTTGGCCAGCTGGTGGACACCAACTGTGTGATACCAGTTCTACTTGTGTCTGCTTTGCTGCTGACAGGGGGGATCACTGCCTTGCGCCTGCCACGCACTAAACAGGCAGAGCTCACCTGA